From a region of the Arachis ipaensis cultivar K30076 chromosome B09, Araip1.1, whole genome shotgun sequence genome:
- the LOC107615691 gene encoding uncharacterized protein LOC107615691 produces the protein MLTEECSAIIQHKLPQKLKDPGIFQIPCIIGEIIVEKALCDLGASINLMSLAMMKGMKIEEAKPMRMALQLADRSFKFPHRVVEDLFVKVGDFIFPADFVVLYMEEEAKASIILGRPFLATARAIIDVQNGKLILRLHDEKIVFNIFKAMSYPRESLGECMRLDAVEILVQEPFEESEEVSEEDPTSNSEVAAVQSVDELIPRTLEEKKEEKKAPKLELKALPPTLKYVYLGSDESYPVIINSALSQEQEKELIKVLQKHKDAIGWTLSNLKGISPSMYMHKILLEDDAKPSIQPQRRLNPVMKEVVQKEVMKLWQAGVIYPISDSPWVSPIQVVPKKGGITVVPNERNELIPTRTVIGWRMCIDYRKLNETTRKDHFPLPFMDQMLERLAGHAYYCFLEGYSGYNQIVVDPRDQEKTSFTCPYGVFAYRQCMLAFENLKRKLSSSPIIAPPNWDLPFEMMCDVSDFAIGVVLTQRKALKYLLAKQEPKPRLIKWVLLLQEFNIEIKDKKGVENKVADHLSRIPCEEGSTHNPSVNECFPDEQLMLVHKAPWFADIANFKATGEIEYLGGAYQRKKEGKSCGIAMVLVMEDTLEGKELQPKCCSVGSFGPLSSKMPKN, from the exons ATGTTGACTGAggagtgtagtgctatcattcagcacaaattACCCCAGAAGTTGAAGGATCCTGGGATCTTCCAAATCCCATGTATCATAGGAGAAATCATAGTGGAAAAAGCTTTATGTGATTTGGGAGCCAGCATAAATTTGATGTCCTTAGCAATGATGAAggggatgaagattgaggaagccaaaccaatGAGAATGGCACTTCAATTAGCAGACCGATCCTTCAAATTCCCTCATAGAGTAGTAGAGGACTTGTTTGTGAAGGTAGGAGACTTCAtattcccagcagactttgtggtGTTATATATGGAGGAAGAAGCCAAAGCTTCTatcattttgggaaggccatttctagcaaCAGccagagccatcattgatgtccaaaatgGTAAACTTATCCTTAGGCTACATGATGAGAAGATAGTATTCAATATTTTCaaagccatgagttacccacggGAATCACTAggagaatgcatgaggttagatgcagTGGAAATCTTGGTACAAGAACCCTTCGAAGAATCTGAGGAGGTGTCAGAAGAAGATCCCACATCAAACAGTGAGGTTGCAGCAGTTCAATCAGTAGATGAACTCATTCCACGCACGTTAgaggaaaagaaagaagagaagaaagcacCCAAACTCGAACTGAAAGCACTGCCTCCCACTCTCAAGTATGTATACTTGGGAAGTgatgaaagttacccagtgatcatcaattctgCTTTGAGTCAAGAACAAGAGAAGGAGTTAATCAAGGTGCTGCAAAAGCAcaaagatgccattggatggaccctttcTAATTTAAAAGGGATAAGTCCCTCCATGTACATGCATAAGAttctgttggaagatgatgccaagccCTCCATTCAACCTCAAAGAAGGTTGAATCCAGTCATGAAAGAAGTAGTACAAAAGGAGGTCATGAAACtttggcaagcaggggtgatctacccaatTTCGGATAGTCCATGGGTGAGTCCCATCCAAgtggttcccaagaaaggaggcatcACTGTGGTGCCTAATGAGAGGAATGAACTCATCCCCACACGAACTGTAAtaggatggagaatgtgtattgattacaggaaGCTCAATGAGACCACAAGAAAAGACCACTTCCCACTTCCTTTTATGGACCAAATGCTGGAAAGGCTTGCAGGGCATGCATACTACTGCTTCTTGGAAGGCTACTCAGGATACAACCAGATAGTAGTTGACCcaagagatcaagagaaaacatcttttacttgcccatatggagtctTTGCTTATAGAc AATGCATGCTGGCTTTTGAAAATCTTAAAAGAAAACTTTCTTCATCACCTATCATTGCCCCACCTAACTGGGATTTACCTTTTGAGATGATGTGTGATGTATCAGATTTTGCTATTGGGGTAGTGTTAACACAGAGGAAAG cactaaaATACCTACTTGCCAAGCAAGAACCAAAACCAAGATTGATAAAGTGGGTTTTGCTGCTGCAGGAGTTCAACATTGAGATTAAGGATAAGAAAGGAGTagagaacaaggtggcagatcactTGTCAAGAATTCCTTGTGAAGAAGGCAGCACACACAACCCAAGTGTGAATGAATGCTTTCCAGACGAGCAGTTAATGCTGGTACACAAGGCACCCTGGTTTGCGGACATTGCCAACTTTAAAGCCACTGGAGAA ATAGAATACTTAGGAGGTGCATAtcagaggaagaaggaagggaaGTCTTGTGGAATTGCCATGGTTCTtgttatggaggacactttggagggaaaagaactACAGCCAAAGTGTTGCAGTGTGGGTTCTTTTGGCCCACTATCTTCaaagatgccaaagaactag